From a single Kitasatospora sp. NBC_00458 genomic region:
- a CDS encoding multicopper oxidase family protein, giving the protein MNRRRFLGVGAAVLGTGAVGAFAVPSAARLLTEARPGRLLTSEVELPEPFRVPLPVPAVLAPVRSDGTTDHYEITQRVVGLEILPGLRTEAWTYGGTFPGPTLVGRAGRAMVVRHRNELPVPSVVHLHGGHTPADSDGYPIDLLLPVGSSAERAAHAMAGMAGMPGMPATAGAGIPGRNIIGERDHTYPGHQRAATLWYHDHRMGFTGPGIWRGLVGFHLIRDDEEDALPLPRGARDLPLMLTDRAFAADGSFRYPSVDPGLSVPGVTDDYMNGVLGDVILVNGAPWPRAEVDRAHYRLRLLNASNTRFYRLELDPQPAGGGALVQIGGDGGLLETPVRHDAVEIAPAERFDVVVDFSRYPPGTSVRLVNRFGGERTGEVLLFDVTSRPVNDDATVPERLCTLERLDPSTAVTTRTFGFRRSRNDGWTINNRPYQPGRALAAPALGSTEIWRFFSDVHHPVHLHLDQFQVLSRNGGDPGPYDAGWKDTVDLRPSEGVEVLVRFTDYPGTYMLHCHNLEHEDMAMMADFVVE; this is encoded by the coding sequence GTGAACCGCCGCCGGTTCCTCGGCGTCGGCGCCGCGGTGCTCGGCACAGGTGCGGTGGGGGCCTTCGCCGTGCCCTCGGCGGCCCGGCTGCTCACCGAGGCCCGCCCGGGACGCCTGCTGACCAGCGAGGTCGAGCTCCCCGAGCCGTTCCGGGTGCCGCTGCCGGTACCGGCGGTCCTCGCCCCGGTCCGCTCCGACGGCACCACGGACCACTACGAGATCACCCAGCGGGTCGTCGGGCTGGAGATCCTGCCCGGCCTGCGGACCGAGGCCTGGACGTACGGCGGCACCTTCCCGGGGCCGACCCTGGTCGGCCGGGCCGGGCGCGCGATGGTGGTCCGCCACCGCAACGAGCTGCCGGTGCCCTCGGTGGTCCACCTGCACGGCGGCCACACCCCGGCGGACAGCGACGGCTACCCGATCGACCTGCTGCTCCCGGTCGGCTCCTCCGCCGAGCGCGCCGCGCACGCGATGGCGGGCATGGCGGGCATGCCGGGCATGCCGGCGACGGCCGGTGCCGGAATCCCGGGCCGGAACATCATCGGCGAGCGCGACCACACCTACCCGGGCCACCAGCGCGCCGCCACCCTCTGGTACCACGACCACCGGATGGGCTTCACCGGCCCCGGCATCTGGCGCGGCCTGGTCGGCTTCCACCTGATCCGGGACGACGAGGAGGACGCCCTGCCGCTGCCGCGCGGCGCGCGCGACCTGCCGCTGATGCTGACCGACCGCGCCTTCGCCGCGGACGGTTCCTTCCGCTACCCCTCGGTCGACCCCGGGCTGAGCGTCCCGGGCGTCACCGACGACTACATGAACGGCGTGCTCGGCGACGTCATCCTGGTCAACGGCGCCCCCTGGCCGCGGGCCGAGGTGGACCGCGCCCACTACCGGCTGCGCCTGCTCAACGCCTCCAACACCCGGTTCTACCGCCTCGAACTCGACCCGCAGCCCGCCGGCGGCGGTGCGCTGGTCCAGATCGGCGGGGACGGCGGCCTGCTGGAGACGCCGGTCCGGCACGACGCCGTCGAGATCGCCCCCGCCGAGCGGTTCGACGTGGTGGTCGACTTCTCCCGGTACCCGCCGGGCACGTCCGTCCGCCTGGTGAACCGCTTCGGCGGCGAGCGGACCGGCGAGGTCCTCCTCTTCGACGTCACCTCGCGGCCGGTGAACGACGACGCCACCGTCCCCGAGCGCCTCTGCACCCTGGAACGGCTCGACCCCTCGACCGCCGTCACCACCCGCACCTTCGGCTTCCGCCGCAGCCGGAACGACGGCTGGACGATCAACAACCGGCCGTACCAGCCCGGCCGCGCGCTGGCCGCCCCGGCGCTCGGGAGCACCGAGATCTGGAGGTTCTTCAGCGACGTCCACCACCCCGTCCACCTGCACCTGGACCAGTTCCAGGTGCTCTCCCGCAACGGCGGCGACCCGGGGCCGTACGACGCGGGCTGGAAGGACACCGTGGACCTGCGGCCGTCGGAGGGGGTGGAGGTGCTGGTGCGGTTCACCGACTACCCGGGGACGTACATGCTGCACTGCCACAACCTGGAGCACGAGGACATGGCGATGATGGCGGACTTCGTCGTGGAGTGA